In Microbulbifer salipaludis, a genomic segment contains:
- a CDS encoding DUF4194 domain-containing protein → MIEQALEEALAQCKLTRSEFSELLVRLLDYGVICRDESNIETVLYDRFQRCEPLIREWVSPLGLRLQHDRRFQFIRVYPPGAEVPGMPDQEEPHHGGFRARLSQQEVAAILVLRVEYDKSLREGQVDDQGCVALTLEALELGLRNLLNMSLPDKLAERKQLLKKLRQLRLIQFSGEESEAVVETLLRVRPTIAQFVSEAALAQLLEGGAEVPAVDTEIKAEARLTPSSEDQSLFAESQE, encoded by the coding sequence GTGATTGAACAAGCGTTGGAAGAGGCTCTGGCTCAGTGCAAATTGACTCGTAGTGAATTCTCCGAGTTGTTGGTGCGATTGCTGGATTATGGTGTTATCTGCCGCGATGAAAGCAATATTGAAACGGTGTTGTACGACCGCTTTCAGCGCTGCGAACCGCTCATTCGTGAGTGGGTCTCGCCCCTCGGCCTGCGCCTTCAGCACGACAGGCGCTTTCAGTTCATTCGGGTGTATCCGCCGGGTGCGGAAGTGCCGGGCATGCCGGATCAGGAGGAACCGCATCACGGCGGTTTCCGCGCGCGTCTTTCCCAGCAGGAAGTCGCGGCAATTCTGGTGTTACGGGTGGAATACGATAAATCCCTGCGGGAGGGTCAGGTCGATGACCAGGGATGTGTGGCGCTCACACTGGAAGCACTCGAACTCGGCCTGCGCAACCTGTTGAATATGTCCTTGCCGGACAAGCTCGCCGAGCGCAAGCAACTACTCAAGAAGTTGCGCCAGCTGCGCCTGATCCAATTCAGTGGCGAAGAGAGTGAAGCAGTGGTCGAGACGCTGCTGCGGGTGCGTCCGACGATTGCACAGTTTGTCAGTGAAGCGGCCCTGGCGCAGTTGCTCGAGGGTGGAGCCGAAGTTCCGGCAGTGGACACCGAGATAAAAGCTGAGGCACGGCTCACTCCAAGTAGTGAGGACCAGAGCCTGTTCGCTGAATCCCAAGAATAA